One region of Oryza sativa Japonica Group chromosome 10, ASM3414082v1 genomic DNA includes:
- the LOC4349255 gene encoding uncharacterized protein produces the protein MADDAGAGRTRSRRDPSDRPTRSGQFLIRALLRGELEERTADARFIPLTPIMEDLFVSGIEEIPEDTSVHHQQTDEPPPSYNTIRRGEGTLMAELREATEQLRLSFYANTDEETRAQMKQFWDEEFNAISEEATIERGLEWMRAEVVEAFSTHSGANVVEYELEDISHQCLIFDDCAKSYHHYNFIMKSKCPDSHLEGSCLFFAEVKVVDGEKHYFCCPLQPDDDGHCHGCQNSGIDLKHPSDGGYEEGNADSGFPFDPI, from the exons ATGGCGGACGATGCCGGTGCCGGTCGCACTCGCAGTCGCAGGGATCCTTCCGATCGCCCTACGCGTTCAGGCCAATTTCTAATCAGGGCTTTGCTACGAGGCGAATTGGAGGAGCG CACTGCAGACGCAAGGTTTATCCCACTTACACCAATAATGGAGGATCTATTTGTCAG CGGCATTGAAGAGATTCCCGAAGACACTTCTGTGCATCACCAGCAAACTGATGAGCCACCACCATC CTACAACACCATTAGGAGGGGTGAAGGCACATTAATGGCTGAACTGCGTGAGGCTACGGAGCAACTACGTTTGTCTTTCTATGCCAACACAGATGAAGAAACTCGGGCACAAATGAAACAGTTTTGGGATGAAGAATTCAATGCAATATCTGAAGAAGCAACTATTGAGAGAGGTTTAGAGTGGATGCGGGCGGAGGTTGTTGAGGCATTCAGTACACACAGTGGGGCTAAT GTGGTTGAATATGAGCTTGAAGATATTTCTCACCAGTGTTTGATTTTTGATGATTGTGCCAAGTCTTATCATCATTACAATTTCATAATGAAGTCGAAGTGTCCTGATTCTCATTTGGAGGGTTCTTGTCTCTTTTTTGCTGAAGTTAAAGTTGTGGATGGAGAGAAACACTATTTTTGCTGTCCCCTACAACCTGATGACGACG GTCATTGTCACGGATGCCAAAACTCTGGAATTGATCTTAAGCATCCTTCAGACGGTGGCTACGAGGAGGGCAACGCTGACTCTGGATTCCCTTTTGATCCAATTTAA
- the LOC4349256 gene encoding uncharacterized protein → MVLICSESSDDKNKCGDELINYILSWSWTTCIESNFENPQESAASSYAKSLLEPLVEETVAAVQSALQKLCFAPQFKIIDILPAAGVNISFLDIDLQEVITHNTERGDIFLLCTELPRDSSQLCNDEAVLAMATCSNLYDTFQRSFNVKTHQKVKRQKFNHALFLCNILMNIQIWESLNAVILYDCPIINDLLAPPSMVVTCCNEELVDVLMSQKITLDEVQLEAAKAIYSAARCKHSRSIHVISGAHGTGKTKIVFSAVASLLSVSEKVIVCVPNAQSFSAMCSDFVEMAESHMDEELGICLGDILVLSNETGLEDNVQQLTIITRVKEVLPLMIWHDMMKALRKSLAAFKEKYVAEFKEKYVASAKHNCQPSAKKLLTSLFFEKAGFLLICLATFRKHFPKNMFSEQVSKRIKSLIKCVSKLENLLKDRNLKEYDVHVAFGILSGKRETISVLAKDLRQTKNHCVTALDDLLTRLDLPFNKDCIWLRNYFISNAKCVLCTPLSTFDLQLSAGSIETLIVDNADQIRDYDLILPLTLRDVKNIVLTGDPSKVKEGSFFQRLLSVGFSVFELRRQYNLLDDKERHEADGQNTLSEALNDKIKAEELSLTIGSPKQLYSEFTWLHRPHNQKYILPQLCDQKGHPHCTVHASLAALEFKYKYKAASENPPHDFSSKFCTKHMLNVYAAKYGELGSERESTRGSKRLSNVLDILQNDGAKREAMMGKQVYKISSYACTYKIGNDTECLQETIDHLKIGDISIGSFKVSENLRFFKPGEVYIYNPEKPVLTPTANQPSAHCVLVIGGGGCPSDSTAEPVLACNMQFMIQNSYGKGFGELGIGRVRGDSFSTMHRISL, encoded by the exons ATGGTACTAATTTG TTCTGAAAGTTCTGATGACAAAAACAAGTGCGGAGATGAATTGATAAACTATATTTTATCATGGTCATGGACAACTTGTATTGAGTCCAATTTTGAAAACCCCCAAGAATCAGCTGCATCATCATATGCAAAATCGCTGTTAGAACCACTTGTCGAGGAAACGGTAGCAGCAGTTCAGTCAGCTCTCCAGAAGCTGTGTTTTGCACCTCAATTCAAGATAATTGATATCCTTCCTGCTGCTGGAGTGAATATATCATTCTTGGATATAGATCTTCAGGAGGTTATTACTCACAACACGGAGAGGGGTGATATCTTTTTACTGTGCACAGAACTTCCTAGGGACTCTAGTCAGCTATGCAATGATGAAGCAGTACTTGCTATGGCAACTTGCTCAAATCTTTATGACACATTTCAGAGAAGTTTCAATGTGAAGACTCATCAGAAAGTTAAGAGACAAAAGTTTAACCATGCTCTGTTCTTGTGCAATATCTTGATGAATATTCAGATCTGGGAATCACTGAATGCGGTGATTCTATATGACTGCCCAATAATCAATGATCTACTGGCGCCACCATCCATG GTTGTGACATGCTGCAATGAGGAGTTGGTTGATGTGTTAATGTCTCAAAAGATTACTCTAGATGAGGTGCAGTTGGAAGCTGCCAAAGCAATTTATTCAGCTGCACGGTGTAAACATAGTAGAAGCATCCATGTTATATCTGGAGCCCATGGAACAGGCAAAACAAAAATTGTTTTCTCTGCAGTGGCGTCACTTTTGTCAGTAAGTGAAAAAGTTATTGTATGTGTCCCCAATGCTCAATCGTTTTCAGCAATGTGTTCTGATTTTGTTGAAATGGCTGAGTCTCACATGGATGAGGAATTGGGAATTTGCTTGGGAGACATATTGGTACTATCCAACGAGACCGGGCTAGAAGATAATGTTCAACAGCTTACAATCATTACAAGAGTCAAAGAAGTGCTGCCTTTGATGATATGGCATGATATGATGAAAGCACTAAGGAAATCATTGGCAGCATTTAAAGAGAAATACGTTGCAGAATTTAAAGAGAAATATGTTGCTTCAGCAAAACATAATTGTCAGCCATCAGCCAAAAAGTTGCTGACTTCATTATTTTTCGAAAAGGCAGGTTTTCTGTTGATATGCCTTGCAACCTTTAGGAAACATTTCccaaaaaatatgttttctgaACAAGTAAGCAAGAGAATAAAATCTCTCATCAAGTGTGTCTCCAAACTTGAGAATCTCTTGAAAGACAGGAATCTCAAGGAATATGATGTACATGTTGCTTTTGGGATATTATCAGGAAAAAGGGAAACAATTTCTGTGCTTGCCAAAGATTTACGCCAAACAAAGAATCACTGTGTTACTGCTTTGGATGACCTTCTCACTAGACTTGACCTGCCGTTCAACAAAGATTGCATTTGGCTCAGGAattacttcattagcaatgcaAAATGTGTGCTATGCACTCCATTATCAACATTTGATCTTCAGCTTTCAGCTGGTTCTATCGAGACACTTATTGTTGACAATGCCGATCAAATAAGAGATTATGATCTTATTCTTCCTTTAACTCTCCGCGATGTCAAAAATATTGTATTAACAGGAGATCCAAGTAAG GTGAAGGAAGGATCATTCTTTCAGAGATTGCTGTCAGTCGGCTTTAGTGTCTTTGAATTGAGAAGGCAATACAATCTGTTGGATGACAAAGAGAGACATGAGGCAGATGGGCAAAATACCCTTTCCGAAGCTTTAAATGACAAGATAAAGGCTGAAGAGCTGTCCCTTACAATTGGTTCACCG AAACAACTATATTCTGAGTTCACCTGGCTCCATCGTCCTCACAATCAGAAGTACATCTTACCTCAGTTGTGCGACCAGAAAGGACAtc CTCACTGTACTGTACATGCTAGTTTAGCGGCTTTGGAATTCAAGTACAAGTATAAAGCCGCATCAGAAAACCCTCCTCATGATTTCAGCTCCAAATTCTGTACAAAGCATATGTTGAATGTATATGCTGCTAAGTACGGCGAACTAGGAAGTGAGCGTGAAAGTACAAGGGGTAGCAAACGCCTTTCAAATGTCTTGGATATATTGCAAAATGATGGAGCCAAGAGAGAAGCAATGATGGGCAAACAG gTCTATAAAATCTCTTCATATGCGTGTACATACAAAATTGGAAACGATACTGAGTGTCTTCAAGAAACCATCGATCATTTGAAGATAGGCGACATTTCAATTGGATCATTTAAAGTTTCCGAAAATCTCAGGTTTTTTAAGCCCGGAGAAGTGTACATTTACAACCCAGAAAAGCCAGTACTCACTCCAACAGCAAATCAGCCAAGTGCCCACTGCGTGCTGGTAATAGGAGGTGGAGGCTGCCCAAGCGACAGTACTGCGGAACCTGTCTTAGCTTGCAACATGCAATTCATGATACAAAATAGCTATGGCAAAGGTTTCGGGGAACTGGGAATTGGTAGAGTACGCGGAGATTCGTTCAGTACCATGCATCGGATCAGTTTGTAG